Within Ammospiza nelsoni isolate bAmmNel1 chromosome 32, bAmmNel1.pri, whole genome shotgun sequence, the genomic segment ATGAAACAGGGTGGGTACCCCCAAAATACCCCTGAGACCCCCCCCCAATACCCCTGAGACCCCCAGGACACCCCCAAATACCCCCTGAGACCCCCAGAGTGCCCAAACATCCCTGGgacccccaccccaaaacacccaaaacccAAGCGGCCCTGCAGGAGAAGCACGCCATGAAACAGGGTGGGTACCCCCAAAATACCCCTGAGACCCCCCCCAAATACCCCTGagacccccaggaccccccctGAGACCCCCAGAGTGCCCAAACTCCCCTGGGACCCCCACCCCAAAtacccccaggacccccccagTCGCCCCCTGAGCCCCTCTGGTCCCCCCCCAGACACCCCCAAACACCCCCTGACCTTTCCCCCCTTaatttttggggtccctcctTGACCCCCCTTTACCCCATCCCAAATTTCGGGGTTCCCCCTGGTCCCAGAGTCCCCCAGTcccccagacccctccccacttttggggtccctcccagTCCCAGGGTCGCCGTTCCCCCCTCCCCACTTTTGGGGTCCTCTCCTTTGTCCCATTTTCctccagacccctccccacATTCAGGACCTTCCCATCCCCAACCCCTCCCTTGGTTTGGGGgtcccccttttcccctccagattttggggtgaccttttcccctccctttgtTTGGGGTTCCGTTTTGCTTCCCCTGCTTTGGggttccccttttcccttcctggtTTTGGGGTCTCCCCCGTTTTTTTGGgtccccctttcccccctcccagggtttcccccatgtcccccctgacccctccccagttttggggtgcccccatttttggggtgcccccGTTTTCGGGGTGCCCTGACCCGCTCCCCCCAGCCGTGCTGGAGATGATGAcgcagaagctgcagcagctgacGGCGGCTCAGGGGGTCCCGGCGGGGGCCAAGGCGtagccccctccccaaattcctgcagaggggatttgggggtgcagcccctccccaaaaccctgcactggggctgcacccccaccccaaaaccccacagaggGGATTTAGGggcacagccccctccccaaattcctgcagaggggatttggggctgcaccccctccccaaattcctgcactggggatttggggctgcaccccctccccaaattcctgcactggggatttgggggtgcagccccctccccaaaatcccgaCCCTCCCTCATTTTGTACCAGTCCCTGGAATAAAGCAGAGACGGCTCCGAGgggctctggggttttttgagggGGGGTCCCGGGTTTGGGGGGATGAGAGACCCCCGCGTTTGGGTGGGGTCCCTGTCCGGCGGTCTGGGAACATTCAGGGCCATTTGGGGATGGGGTCCCGGGGGTGTctggggggtcccgggggtgtctggggggtcccgggggtgtTTTCGGGGTCCCGGCggggctgagccccctccccaaatccttCCCGAGCCGCGTCCTCCCGGCAGCGGCCACGAGGTGGCGACAGCGACAGGGacgggaggggacagggaggggaatGGAGATGACGATGGTgacaagctggggacagggctgtgacgaggtggggacagggctgtgacgaggtggggacagggacagggctggtgACACGGCCAGGGTCGGGCTGGTGACAGTTTGGAATTTGGGGACAGGGCCAGGCGGTTCCTGTGTCCCACCAGGCTcgggctctgctgccaccccaCCCCATCTCGTGTCCCCAGGGGTGGCAGTGTCCCCGCACAGCCGGGGGGTGTCTGTCAgcgtccctgtccctgtcactgtcgCTGTCCCCGCTGACAGCCAGCACCGCCGGGGGGGGAGGTGACAAGGCGTGACACCGGGGATGACACAAAAGCCGTGGGGACATCTCTGGCCGGCCTGGAGGTGCCACCACCCCCCTCGCTGCGTGTCACCCGTGtcccccccggctgtcccctgtgtcacccctctgtcccctgtgtcacccccagcagaggcagagctgcgATCCAACCCCGGCGCCTTTattggggacacactgggacaaactgggaccCCCCGCCCCCCCCGGGGGTGCTGCCATGAGGGGGGGGGTCGGGGATGTCACCGCTGTCACCGGGGGGGTCCCGGTGCCCCAGGGGTCACTCAGGGTTAATGATGAAGCCCGAGAAGGTTCTGGAATTTGGGGGTCCCGGTTATTGGGGGTTCTGGGGGTCCGGGGGATGCTGGGTGTCAGTCGGGGTAGATGATGAGGCCAGAGAAGGTTCTGGAATTTGGGGGGTCAGTCGGGGTAGATGGTGAGGCCTGAGAAGGTTCTGGAGTTGGGGATCCCGGTTattggggggtcccgggggtcccaGGCTCAGTTGGGGTAGATGAGGAAGCTGAAGAAGGTTCTGGAATTGGGGTCAGTCGGGGTAGGTGATGAAGCCCGAGAAGGTGCTGTGTTTGGGGGTCCCGGTTattggggggtcccgggggtcccggtTTCAGTCGGGGTAGATGATGAAGCCCGAGAAGGTGCTGTATTTGTTGGTGTTGCCCCCGTGCACTTTGCCCCCGTCCAGTTTGACGAACACCTCGTCGCCCACGTCCAGGTGCAGGATGACGCTGTTGCTGGCGTAGTCGTAGTTCTGGTCGGCATCCTGGGCGATGGCGCTGGCACGCACCTGCCAAGGGGGCTGTCACCCACCCCGGCTGGCACCGACACCCCCTGGCACCCACCACACCTGGGACTGACCCCACCTGCCAAGGGGGCTGTCACCCACCCCGGCTGGCACTGGCACCGTGTGTCACCCACcccagctggcactggcaccCCCCTGTCACCCACCCCAGCTAGCACTGGCACCGTGTGTCACCCACCCCAGCTGGCATCGGCACCCCCTGGCACCCACCACACCTGGCACTGATACCAAATGTCACCCACTCCACCTGTCAGTGGCACCCTCCTGTCACCAACCACAGCTGCCACTGGCACTGTGTGTCACCCACCCCACCTGGCACCGACACTGTCACCCACCCTACCTGGCACTGACCCCACCTGGCATCGGCACCCCCTGGCACCCACCACACCTGGCACCAGCACCGTGTGGCACCCGTGCCACCTGTTACTGACACCATGTGTCACCCACCCCAGCTGGCACTGACATGGTGTGTCACCCACTCCAGCTGTTACTGATAACGGGTGTCACCCACCGTACCTGGCACTGGCACCTCATGGCGCCCACCCCACCTGGCACTGACGCCCACCAAGGGAGGGAATGGGGGACCCCACTGAGATCAGTGGGACCCCACCTGGCAGAGGGGGACGGAGCTGTCACCACACCCTAGCTGGCACTGACACCTGGCACCGACCCCACCTGGCACCGACCCCACCTGGCACTGACCCTACCTGGCACCGACCCCACCTGGCACCGACCCCACCTGGCACCGACCCTACCTGGCACCGACCCCACCTGGCACCGACCCCACCTGGCACCAACCCCACCTGGCACTGACACCTGGCACCATCCCCACCTGGCACTGACACCTGGCACCGACCCCACCTGGCACCATCCCCACCTGTCCAACCCCCCCCAGTTCCCATCTCTGGCTCCTTTCCCGATTCCCCAATTCTGGTCCCCCCCAAGGCACCAAACCCAATTTCCTGCATCCaacccccccaaattcccatccaatcccccattcccaatcccaaatcccatttcccaCATCCAATCCCATCCTGATTCCCCTCCAATCCCCTCCAAATTCCTGTTCtttcccccattccccattctCAATCCCACATCCCTGATCCCCCATCCAATtccccccccaaattcccttttcccccccatcCTCCTCACCCACATCCCAAATTCTccaatccccaatccccaatcccatttcccccatccaatGCCCCCCAAATTCTCATTCTTTCCCAGATTTCCcatccccaatcccaaatcccatttcccaCATCCAATCCTGCCCTAAATCCCCCCCaatcccccccaaattccctttctttcctccatTCCCCTATTttccattcccaatcccaaatcccatttctgcCACCCAACTCCCCCtaaattccctttttccccccatttcccccatcctcctctcccccatcccaaattccccatttccAATCTCCtccaaattccctttttttcccccatttttccccatcctCCCACATCCCAAATTctccaatcccaaatcccatttccaaTCCCAATTCCCCCTCCCCGTTCCCAGGGGGTCTCTGGGGGGGTTGGGGGTCTCTCATTGCTGCCCACGACCCTGGAACCCCCCAGGGACCCCTCCCCAGATCAatccttgtttgtttttcttggattttCCCGGAATTAATGGATGGGAAAAGCCCGGGATGAGCGAACAAAGGGAATctgggatggggaaaaaagggaatgggaatttgtggggggagatgtgggaatttgggggggaaaatatgggaattttggggggaaaaatatgagaatttggggggaaaatatGGAGATTTGGGGGGGGAAATATGGGAATttggaggggaaagaggggggaaaagagtAGGAATTTGGAGAGAAAATTATGGGAatttgagaggaaaaataagGGAATTTGAGGAGGGAAAgggtgggaatttggggggggaAATATGGGAATTTGAGGGGGAAAATTACGGGAATTTGAGAGGGGAAAGAGTGGGAGTTTGGGCAGGATTGAGGGGAAATTTGTGGCAGGATTGGGGAGGAATTGGGAtctgggaatggggagaaaTAATGGGAATTTGGGCAGGgttggatgggggaaatgggatcAGGAGAATCAGGaatgggaatttgggagagAATTGGATGAGGAAAATGGGATGTGGGACTGGggaggaacagagctggggatggggaatcAGGGAATGGGAATTTAAAATGGGACCGGATGgaggaaatgggatttggggactGGGAAAGGTGGAGGAactggaaatgggaaatcaGGGATGAGGGGGAGGAGGgtggaaatttggggttttggatGGGAGAAATGGGATGTGGGGATCTGGGATGGAGAAAATGAGAATGGGAAATCAGGGATGgagaaaatgggaatggggctgtggggggatgaatcagggatggaggggattggatgggaatttgggatgggatgggaaaatggggaggaacTGGGAGTGAGAAATCAGGGAATGGGAAAAGGAGGATGGGAATCTGGGGGAGGattggatgggggaaatgggatgtggggatttgggatggagcagagccGAGGATGGGAAATCACGAACGGATTGAACCCGGGTGAGAATCCAAAAtcacccaaaacaaaacagcaaaagcaCCGTGGGCCAAAACATCAACCCTGAGACTGCTGAAAAAACAGGGCTGGAAAACGGGGGAGTGAAAACCAGGGGTGAAAACCGAGAGAGTGAAAACCAGGGGTGAAAATCGGGGAGTGAAAACTGGAGAGTGAAAACCAGGGGTGAAAACAGAGGCTGAAAACCGGGGCTAAAACCCCCGGGGCTGAAAACCAGGGATGCAAAGCGGGGGCTGCAAAGCAGGGAGTGAAAATCAGGGGTGAAAACTGGGAATGAAAACCGGGCTGGGGGCTCGGGGGGTGAAAATCGGGGAGTGAAAAGTGGGGGGAGAAAACCGGGGCTGAGAACCAGGGGTTCAAAATCAGGGGTGAAAACCGAGAGATGAAATCCAGGAATGAAAAGCAGGGCTCAAAATCAGGGGGGAAAAGCAGGGGGTGAAAATCAGGGGTGAAAACTGAAACCAAGGCTGAAAACTGGGGGTGAAAACCGGGGGGTGAAAACCGGGGCTAAAAACCGGGGCTGCAAATGGGGGAGTGAAAATCAGGGGTGAAAAGCGGGGCTGAGAATCAGGGGCTCAAAATCAGGGGGGAAAACCGAGAGATGAAAACTGGGGCTCAAAACCAGGGGATGAAATCCAGGGGTGCAAACTGGGGATGAAAACCGAGGGCTGAAAACCAAAACCGGGGCTAAAAGCCGGGGCTGCAAATGGGGGAGTGAAAATCAGGTGTGAAAAGCGGGGGAAGAAAACCGGGGCTGAGAACCAGGGGGGAAAACCAGGGGGTGAAATCCAGGGGTGCAAACCGGGGCTGCCAAGCAGGGAGTGAAAATCAGGGGTGAAAACCGAAACCAGGGCTGAAAACTGGGAATAAAAACCGGGGAGTGAAACCCGGGGGGTGAAAAGTGGGGGCTGCAAAGCAGGACTAAAAACCGGGCTGGGGGCTCGTGGGGTGAAAAGTGGGGGAAGAAAACCGGGGCTGAGAACCAGGGGCTCAAAATCAGGGGGGGAAAACCGGGGGGTGCAAAGCAGGGGATGAAATCCGAGGGGTGCAAAGCAGGGAGTGAACATCGGGGCTGAAAACAAAAACCGGGGCTGCAAATGGAACGAAAACCAGGGCTGAAAACCAAAACCGGGGCTGCAAATGGAACGAAAACCAGGGCTGAAAACCAAAACCGGCACCACAAACCGGGCTCGGGGCTCCCGTTACCTGCCCGTTCTTCATCAGGTCGGCCCACATGCTGGTGCCGTCCCCGCCGCGCATCAGGACGTGGTAGGTGAAGAAGTAGATGCCGGGCAGGGGGCAGGTGAATTTGCCGCTCGAGGGCTCGTAGTAGTTGCCCACGTTGGTCACCACATCGTCGAAGCGCAGCACCTCGTAGCCCTCGTGCGGCTTCCTCAGGCCGGCGTAAAAAGCGATTTTGGGGCTGTAGAAGGACGGGATGTAcccgcccgggcccggccccggaGGTCCCGGCGGGCCAGGCCGGCCCGGTTCCCCCGGGGgtccccgcggccccggcggccccggcggcccgCGGAGCCCGGAGCGGCCCTTGCGGCCCGGCTCGCCCTTAGCCCCGGGCAGGAAGGGcggcggggaggcggcggcggccgggggcAGCTCGGGGTAGGGGTCGCAGACCATGCGGCAGCTGCCCAGCATCTCGTAGTGCGCGGCCGCCTTGGAGCCGTGCACCAGCAGCGGGATGGCcacgagcagcagcagcagcatggccaCGCCGATGGCCACGCCGGCCACCCGCTTCCTGCGGCTCAGCCGCGACGCCGCCAGCGCCAGCAGGTCCTCGTCGCCCTTGGGAGCGATGGTGGCGAGCGGCGGAGACGGCGGGAGGCCGCCCGGGGAAAGCGGAGAGACGGAggggacggggatggggatgaggcggggatggggacagggaaagggacagggatggggctgggaatgggatggggacggggatggggacagggatggggacagggatggggacagggatggggctgctggtggCGGTGGGAGAGGGGGGAATGGCAGATTAGGGgtgcagggaatgggaatggggacagagCGGGGATGGAGttggtggggacagggatggggacagggacagcaatgggacagggatggggacagcaatggggacagggacagggatggggacagcggCTGCAGCTGCGGGTGGAGCCGGGGGTGAAACGCAGCGAGGGGATGGGGCGAGGATGGGATTGGGAGCGGGGATGGGGCCGGGAAGGGGTCGGGGATGGGGCTGAGGCCGGAGAAGCTGCGGGTGGAGCCGGGGATGGGACCCAGAGCAGACACGGGGCCGGGAATGGGATCGGGATCAGGAGCCGGTAATAGGATCAGGAACGGGATCGGGAATGGGATCGGGAGCCGGGAATGAGATCAGGAACTGAGATGAGCCCAGGAATAGGATCGGGAatggggccggggctgcgggcggaGCCGGGGATGGGACCCAGAGCAGAGACGGGGCCGGGGATGGGATCGGGAGCCGGGAATGGGAtcgggagcggggccggggctgcgggcggagccggcggcggcaccgggagcggggctggggctgcggccGAGGACGGGAccggcggcggggctggggccgcgggcggggccgggagcggcgctggCGGAGGGGACGGAGCGGAGCCGGCGGGGCTGGAGGAGCCGGAGCCGGTACCGGAGCTAGAAGTGCTAAGGAGCCGGAGCCGGTACCGGGAGCGGAGCCGGGGGTGCTGGAGGAGCCGGTACCGGGAGCGGAGGCGGGCACGGGCTGGGAGCGCAGCCGGACACGGAGTCAGAGcggagctcctgcagcagccaggaccGGAGCCGGGGTGGGAGCTGGTGATGTAACCGGAGCCGGGATGGAGCCGCCAGGGAGCCGCCACCGGAACCGGGATAGAACCGGCACCGGGGCGGGGTGGAACCGGGACAGAACCGGGATGGAGCCGCGACCGGACCCGGGCTGGAATCGTGATGGAACCGGGAAAGAACCGGGAATGAACCGGGATGGAACCGCAATGGAACCGGGATGGAACCGCAATGGAACCGGGATGGAACCGGGATGGAACCGGGATGGAACCGGGATGGAACCGGGAATGAACCGGGATGGATGGAGCCGCGATGGCCCCGCCACGACGCGCGGGGCAACTTCTCCCCAAGTTCCCGTGAGTGACGCGCGGGGAGCGGCACCCCCGGGATTGTCCCCCCAGGGATTGTCCCCTCGGGATTGTCACCCTGTGATTGTCCCTCGGGATTGTCACCCCAGGACTGTCCCCTCGGGATTGTCACCCTGTGATTGTCCCTCGGGATTGTCACCCCAGGATTGTCCCCTCGGGATTGTCCCCTTGATTTTGTCACCCCCCGATTGTCCCCCCGGTATTGTccccccgcgctgtccccgccgTGTCCCGCGGGTCCGGCCCGGGCGGCAGCACCGGGGGGATCTCCCGGGGGTCCCCCCGCCGTCCCGGGTCCCCCCCCCGCCGGTACCTGCggccggtgccgccgccgcgcccgcaGCGagccccgctcccgctcccgctcccgctcccgttCCCGCTCCGCTCCCGTTCCCGCCCCGCCCGACGgccccgggcacggcgggggcggggaggggccggcggcggggggggcacgggggggggggggtgagtGTGCAACGGGTGTGCAACCGGTGTGCAAGGCGGTGGGGATGGGGCACGGGGGGTTTGGGGCCATCCCGGGGCTCGGGGACGCCCCCGGTACCGGGGGTCCCACACGGGGGTGAGGGGtccctggaggagg encodes:
- the C1QL4 gene encoding complement C1q-like protein 4, yielding MLLLLLVAIPLLVHGSKAAAHYEMLGSCRMVCDPYPELPPAAAASPPPFLPGAKGEPGRKGRSGLRGPPGPPGPRGPPGEPGRPGPPGPPGPGPGGYIPSFYSPKIAFYAGLRKPHEGYEVLRFDDVVTNVGNYYEPSSGKFTCPLPGIYFFTYHVLMRGGDGTSMWADLMKNGQVRASAIAQDADQNYDYASNSVILHLDVGDEVFVKLDGGKVHGGNTNKYSTFSGFIIYPD